A window of the Chloroflexus sp. Y-396-1 genome harbors these coding sequences:
- a CDS encoding isopentenyl phosphate kinase: protein MYTFIKFGGSVITDKTGRESANLDVIQRLAQAVAAARAANPALALVLGHGSGSFGHHYAAHYGVHRGIPLDADHTGFALTAAAALRLNRIVVDTLLEADVPAVSLQPSASLRSANGQITHWETTPIYEALQRRLIPVIHGDVAFDETQGTAIISTEALLSFLALRSPLRPQRIILVGEQAVYTADPHRDPTAQPIPLITQENIAQVLSQTSGSRAADVTGGMRSKIEFMWQLVEAIPDLEVWLIGPIPERLTAVLLGQSPAVGTLMKQC, encoded by the coding sequence GTGTATACCTTCATTAAATTTGGTGGTTCAGTTATCACCGACAAAACCGGTCGTGAGTCAGCTAATCTGGACGTTATTCAGCGGCTGGCACAGGCTGTTGCGGCGGCACGTGCCGCCAATCCGGCGCTGGCATTGGTGCTGGGGCACGGCAGCGGTTCCTTTGGTCACCACTATGCAGCACATTACGGGGTACACCGTGGTATACCGCTCGATGCCGATCATACCGGCTTCGCCCTGACTGCCGCGGCAGCGCTACGACTCAATCGCATTGTTGTTGATACACTCCTAGAGGCTGATGTACCGGCTGTTAGCCTACAGCCATCGGCCTCACTCCGTAGTGCGAACGGTCAAATTACTCATTGGGAGACCACGCCGATTTACGAAGCGTTACAGCGTCGGCTGATACCGGTCATTCACGGCGATGTTGCCTTTGATGAAACGCAAGGGACAGCGATTATTTCTACCGAAGCCCTGCTGAGCTTCCTTGCCCTACGGAGTCCGCTGCGTCCCCAGCGAATCATTCTGGTGGGGGAGCAGGCGGTGTACACTGCTGATCCGCACCGCGATCCAACCGCCCAACCGATCCCGTTGATTACGCAGGAAAATATTGCCCAGGTATTATCACAGACCAGCGGTTCACGGGCAGCCGATGTGACCGGTGGTATGCGCAGTAAGATCGAGTTCATGTGGCAACTGGTTGAGGCCATCCCTGATCTGGAAGTCTGGCTGATCGGGCCGATACCCGAACGATTAACCGCCGTCCTGCTCGGTCAATCACCTGCGGTAGGAACCCTGATGAAGCAATGCTGA
- a CDS encoding amino acid ABC transporter permease: protein MAVGSPSIPPGKVNIPFYRDTRIIAVIVQIVFALLVAVGIWYLYSNMMNGLRQANLLPTFSFLSVPAGFPIAESVIEYNPSMTYGWAFVVGILNTVRVAVIGIILATLLGLILGIARLSDNWLLRNVALVYVEIVRNIPLLLQLIFWFSLTRLFPRIQESIDIGGLIFLHNRGVTMAWPQAGNDFDTWMQWVYGGIVVGGIFYVVRRIQFIRRDRPGVALPYAFLIALGIAFLGFLVTYLMNGVWPVSLSVPVLQRFNFEGGITVTNSFAALLIGLVIYTAVFIGEIVRSGILAVSKGQREAARALGLTPGQTMRLVILPQALRVIVPPLTSQYLNLTKNSSLAIAIAYPDLFYVANTINNQTGQAIPVILMLMASYLSVSLLTSLFMNWYNRRIQLVER, encoded by the coding sequence ATGGCCGTCGGCTCACCATCGATCCCTCCGGGTAAAGTAAATATTCCTTTTTATCGTGACACGCGCATTATTGCGGTGATTGTCCAAATCGTTTTTGCTCTCTTGGTTGCTGTTGGAATCTGGTATCTCTACTCAAATATGATGAATGGTTTACGGCAGGCTAATTTGTTACCCACCTTTTCGTTTTTGTCAGTTCCTGCCGGTTTTCCAATTGCTGAAAGTGTTATTGAATACAATCCCTCTATGACGTATGGATGGGCGTTTGTTGTTGGGATTTTGAATACAGTACGAGTTGCCGTTATTGGGATCATTCTGGCGACACTCCTTGGCTTAATACTGGGTATTGCCCGACTCTCAGATAACTGGTTGTTGCGAAATGTAGCTCTGGTGTATGTGGAAATTGTTCGTAATATTCCGTTGCTTTTGCAGTTGATCTTCTGGTTTTCGCTCACTCGTCTTTTTCCCCGTATTCAAGAGAGTATTGATATTGGCGGTCTCATCTTTCTGCATAATCGTGGCGTTACAATGGCCTGGCCGCAGGCTGGAAACGATTTCGATACCTGGATGCAGTGGGTTTATGGCGGAATTGTGGTTGGCGGCATTTTTTACGTGGTGCGGCGGATTCAATTTATCCGTCGTGATCGGCCAGGGGTCGCGTTGCCGTATGCGTTCCTTATTGCGTTGGGAATTGCGTTTCTCGGTTTCCTAGTGACCTACTTGATGAATGGCGTCTGGCCGGTAAGCCTGTCTGTACCGGTGTTACAACGATTTAATTTTGAGGGTGGAATAACGGTCACAAATAGCTTTGCCGCCTTGTTGATTGGATTAGTGATCTATACGGCTGTTTTTATTGGTGAAATTGTACGAAGTGGAATCCTAGCGGTCAGTAAAGGTCAGCGTGAAGCTGCACGGGCATTGGGTCTCACGCCTGGTCAAACGATGCGGCTTGTCATTCTGCCCCAGGCACTGCGCGTCATTGTTCCTCCGCTCACCAGTCAGTATCTCAACCTGACCAAGAATAGTAGTCTGGCGATTGCCATTGCCTATCCCGATCTCTTCTATGTCGCTAACACGATTAACAATCAGACCGGTCAGGCGATACCGGTGATCTTGATGTTGATGGCCAGCTATCTCTCAGTTAGTTTGCTGACGTCACTCTTTATGAACTGGTATAACCGCCGGATCCAACTTGTCGAGCGTTAA
- a CDS encoding amino acid ABC transporter substrate-binding protein: MRKHIILVLAGILSFVLAACGGQAQQAPTTAPAQPATTAPEQPTAAPAPAPTAAPAATSAPAGGTSAQPAAGGVIERILSRGRLICGVNNNPLPGFASVDSAGVYRGFDIDFCRAVAAALFDDPTKIDFRPLSAQERFTALQSGEIDVLIRNSTWTLGRDGALGLDWAPTTFYDGQGMMVRKDSGIETLEDMNGATICVQTGTTTELNLADQFRARGLTFTPVVFPDGDSTRAAYDAGQCDGFTTDKSGLVSSLTLLSNPADHKILEVTMSKEPLGPAVRQGDPQWFDAVRWIVFATFQAEEYGITSQNLDQFLNSDVPEIRRFLGLEGELGAGIGLPNDFAVRIIRHVGNYAEIYNRNLGPDTPFNLPRGLNSLYTNGGLLYSPPFR; this comes from the coding sequence ATGCGCAAACACATCATTTTGGTACTGGCAGGCATTCTCAGTTTCGTATTGGCGGCCTGTGGAGGGCAAGCTCAGCAGGCGCCAACGACTGCGCCGGCACAACCGGCAACGACTGCGCCGGAACAACCAACCGCTGCACCTGCACCGGCGCCAACCGCTGCACCGGCAGCGACATCTGCTCCGGCAGGTGGTACGTCGGCCCAACCGGCAGCCGGCGGAGTGATTGAACGGATTCTCAGCCGTGGCCGATTGATCTGCGGTGTCAACAACAACCCCTTACCCGGTTTTGCCTCGGTCGACTCGGCTGGTGTCTATCGTGGGTTCGACATCGACTTCTGCCGTGCCGTTGCAGCAGCTCTGTTCGATGATCCAACGAAGATCGACTTCCGGCCGCTGAGTGCCCAAGAGCGCTTTACGGCACTACAGAGTGGTGAAATTGATGTGCTGATCCGCAACAGTACCTGGACATTGGGCCGTGACGGTGCACTTGGTCTGGATTGGGCGCCAACCACCTTCTACGATGGTCAGGGCATGATGGTACGTAAGGATAGTGGTATCGAGACGCTTGAAGACATGAACGGGGCAACTATCTGTGTGCAGACGGGTACGACCACTGAGTTGAACCTGGCTGACCAGTTCCGTGCTCGCGGTTTGACCTTCACGCCGGTCGTTTTCCCCGATGGAGATTCGACGCGGGCCGCGTATGATGCCGGTCAGTGTGATGGCTTCACTACCGACAAGTCGGGTCTGGTTTCCAGTCTGACCCTGTTGTCGAATCCGGCGGATCATAAGATTCTGGAAGTAACGATGTCAAAGGAGCCGCTCGGCCCGGCTGTACGTCAAGGTGATCCGCAGTGGTTCGATGCGGTGCGCTGGATCGTTTTTGCGACCTTCCAGGCCGAGGAATACGGGATTACCTCGCAGAACCTGGATCAGTTCCTGAACAGTGACGTGCCAGAGATCCGCCGCTTCCTTGGTCTTGAAGGTGAACTGGGTGCTGGTATTGGGTTACCGAACGATTTTGCAGTGCGGATCATCCGCCACGTCGGTAACTATGCCGAGATCTATAATCGTAATCTCGGCCCTGATACGCCGTTCAACCTGCCTCGTGGCTTGAACTCACTTTACACCAACGGCGGTCTGCTTTACTCACCACCTTTCCGCTAG
- a CDS encoding decaprenyl-phosphate phosphoribosyltransferase encodes MDNLSRSQPIERLAPFSAQSLRALLRTMRPRQWIKNVFVFAAIAFSEGRLWYNEPLQLLRVIGAFIAFCMAASAIYLINDLVDMEKDRAHPKKRHRPLAAGILSPTLAAITAAILIVSVFPLALWLDGDSDFAIVLAVYVVVQGFLYSYWLKNVVIFDILIIAAGFILRAIAGAAVIDIVITPWLIVCMGLLALFLGIGKRRHELKLLENGAGNHRRILTEYSIPLLDQMQSIVTASIVMAYSMTAFSAPVAPQKPFPMLMITVPFVVYAIFRYLYLIYQRDGGGAPEDLVLQDRPLAISIVLWGITVLAVLMFFPS; translated from the coding sequence ATGGATAATCTTTCACGTTCTCAACCCATCGAGCGTCTTGCCCCATTTAGTGCGCAATCATTACGCGCCCTGCTGCGCACCATGCGTCCACGGCAGTGGATCAAGAATGTGTTCGTGTTTGCTGCGATTGCCTTTTCTGAAGGGCGGCTCTGGTATAACGAACCACTGCAATTATTGCGGGTGATTGGCGCATTCATTGCCTTCTGTATGGCTGCTAGTGCCATCTACTTGATTAACGATCTGGTTGACATGGAGAAAGATCGGGCCCACCCGAAAAAACGTCATCGGCCACTAGCTGCCGGTATTCTCAGCCCGACTCTGGCTGCAATCACTGCCGCAATATTGATCGTGAGCGTCTTTCCGCTGGCGCTATGGCTCGATGGTGATAGTGATTTTGCAATTGTTTTGGCCGTATATGTCGTTGTACAAGGATTTTTGTACAGTTACTGGCTGAAAAATGTCGTTATTTTTGATATTCTGATCATTGCCGCCGGTTTCATTTTACGAGCGATTGCCGGGGCAGCGGTGATTGATATTGTTATCACACCGTGGCTGATCGTTTGTATGGGATTACTGGCGCTTTTCCTCGGGATTGGGAAGCGCCGTCACGAGTTGAAATTGCTCGAAAATGGAGCCGGAAACCATCGCCGTATCCTAACCGAGTATTCGATACCGTTACTCGATCAGATGCAATCAATCGTTACTGCCAGTATTGTTATGGCATATAGCATGACAGCGTTTTCAGCACCGGTTGCCCCGCAAAAACCATTTCCGATGCTCATGATCACTGTTCCGTTTGTGGTGTATGCGATTTTCCGCTATCTGTATTTGATCTATCAGCGTGATGGCGGCGGCGCACCCGAAGACCTAGTCTTGCAAGATCGTCCGTTAGCGATCAGCATTGTGTTGTGGGGTATCACTGTACTGGCTGTCTTGATGTTCTTTCCGTCATAA
- a CDS encoding amino acid ABC transporter permease — MPVATEVSRPSSRRAPRQQIGLIEWLRKNLFSTWYNVIITLVLLYVIFQAVTSFVSWMITAPGWPAAFTNIKLLLTWTYPVEHLWRPQAVTGLVFLLLGLSSGVWGGIVRMVTFGAAAINAGLGIVAFTFPDLPGQTSLPGWLFLFLCAGLLIGGDQIARRLRNYLRWPLIIAWLLSYPVAIVILRGGFGLPIVETKLWGGLMLTLLLAISGIVLSFPLGVLLALGRRSTLPVIRVFCVLYIELIRGVPLVTVLFMGALLLPLFLPGGESIDALVRAIVAVTLFSAAYLAENVRGGLQSIPKGQIEAARALGLNVFQTTLLITLPQALRAVVPVLVGQFIALFKDTSLVVIIGLVDLLGAAQNIVGQPQWLGTPGGVWRETFLVIAAIYWVFSFTMSRISKRIEDQIARSRH, encoded by the coding sequence ATGCCTGTGGCAACTGAAGTGAGTCGTCCAAGTTCGCGCCGCGCACCACGTCAGCAAATTGGTTTGATCGAGTGGTTGCGCAAAAATCTCTTTTCGACCTGGTACAACGTTATTATTACCCTTGTTCTCCTTTACGTCATTTTCCAGGCAGTTACCAGTTTTGTTTCATGGATGATCACTGCACCAGGGTGGCCGGCGGCGTTTACTAACATCAAGCTGCTGCTGACCTGGACGTACCCCGTCGAGCATCTCTGGCGTCCACAGGCAGTAACCGGATTGGTCTTTCTGCTCCTCGGTCTGAGTAGCGGGGTATGGGGGGGAATCGTTCGGATGGTAACGTTTGGCGCGGCTGCAATCAACGCCGGATTAGGTATTGTTGCCTTTACGTTCCCCGATCTACCCGGTCAGACGTCACTTCCCGGCTGGCTCTTTCTCTTCCTCTGTGCGGGGTTACTAATCGGTGGTGATCAAATAGCACGCCGGTTGCGCAATTACCTACGCTGGCCGCTGATTATTGCCTGGCTGCTTTCTTACCCGGTTGCGATCGTGATACTGCGGGGCGGCTTTGGTTTACCAATCGTTGAGACGAAGCTTTGGGGCGGTCTCATGCTGACGCTGCTGCTGGCGATCAGTGGAATTGTGCTCTCATTCCCACTAGGAGTGCTACTAGCTCTAGGTCGCCGCAGTACGCTACCGGTTATTCGTGTGTTCTGTGTGCTCTATATTGAGTTGATCCGTGGTGTGCCGCTGGTGACCGTACTCTTCATGGGTGCACTCTTGCTCCCCCTTTTCCTCCCCGGTGGTGAGAGCATTGATGCGCTGGTACGTGCAATTGTCGCAGTAACCTTGTTTAGTGCCGCCTACCTGGCCGAAAATGTGCGAGGTGGGTTACAGTCGATTCCTAAAGGACAGATAGAAGCCGCCCGTGCGTTGGGTCTGAATGTCTTTCAGACGACCCTATTGATTACGCTGCCACAGGCGTTGCGAGCAGTCGTGCCGGTGCTCGTCGGTCAATTTATTGCGCTCTTCAAAGATACATCGCTCGTCGTGATTATCGGTTTAGTCGATCTGCTTGGTGCTGCGCAGAACATCGTCGGTCAACCCCAATGGCTCGGTACACCTGGTGGAGTCTGGCGCGAAACGTTTCTGGTCATTGCTGCGATCTATTGGGTCTTCAGCTTCACGATGTCGCGGATCAGCAAACGGATCGAAGATCAGATTGCACGGAGTCGTCACTAA
- a CDS encoding MarR family winged helix-turn-helix transcriptional regulator, translated as MIQEVYVLLDDGDRRLLRQFQLNPTQYAALLLLADHDGVRLSDLSEHLLIDKSSTTRLVDRLSAFGFVERMADPNDRRVQRIVLTQRGYEHLGLVRTAFIESVVRRWAILDHTEHETLTHLLLKLRRELTILQHGTDSSKGGDVLSNRD; from the coding sequence ATGATCCAAGAAGTGTATGTCTTGCTGGATGATGGCGACCGTCGCTTGTTGCGTCAATTCCAGCTCAACCCAACCCAATATGCGGCACTGTTGCTGCTGGCCGATCATGATGGTGTGCGGTTGTCAGATTTGAGTGAGCATTTGTTGATCGATAAGAGTAGCACCACTCGTCTGGTTGATCGTCTCAGTGCGTTTGGATTTGTTGAACGCATGGCCGATCCCAATGACCGACGGGTGCAACGGATTGTGTTGACACAGCGTGGCTATGAACATCTGGGGTTGGTTCGGACTGCGTTTATTGAATCGGTCGTGCGACGTTGGGCTATTCTTGATCATACCGAGCATGAAACTCTGACTCACTTACTTCTGAAGCTCCGTCGCGAATTAACGATACTGCAACACGGTACAGATAGCTCGAAAGGAGGTGACGTACTGTCTAATCGCGATTGA
- a CDS encoding PadR family transcriptional regulator, with product MASAKQSLTIELALLGLLRRQPMHPYELFQQLQRKDALGFIWQVKQSHLYALLDRLEADGYLSHQLETQGSRPPRKVLSLTPTGESRFMAWVTTPVAHGRDMRLEFLAKFYCARLEGSSTVAQLLERQLACCRQWLADNEERIARLATGSFERIVLQYRAGQLQATIQWLEACWREIALQDEIGRN from the coding sequence ATGGCTTCAGCTAAACAATCGCTCACCATCGAGCTGGCTTTGCTCGGCCTATTACGCCGACAGCCCATGCATCCGTATGAATTGTTTCAGCAATTGCAACGAAAAGATGCACTCGGCTTTATCTGGCAAGTAAAGCAGAGTCACCTCTATGCCTTACTCGACCGGCTTGAAGCCGATGGCTACCTTAGTCACCAGCTTGAAACACAGGGGAGCCGACCACCGCGCAAGGTGCTTTCGCTGACCCCTACTGGCGAGTCACGTTTTATGGCCTGGGTAACGACTCCAGTTGCCCATGGGCGTGATATGCGGCTTGAGTTTCTGGCGAAGTTCTATTGTGCACGTCTTGAAGGTTCGTCAACGGTCGCCCAATTGCTTGAACGCCAGTTAGCCTGTTGTCGGCAATGGTTAGCAGATAACGAGGAACGCATTGCTCGTTTAGCAACCGGCTCGTTTGAGCGGATCGTGTTGCAGTATCGTGCCGGGCAGTTACAGGCTACAATCCAATGGTTGGAAGCGTGTTGGCGTGAGATAGCGCTTCAAGACGAGATTGGGCGGAACTGA
- a CDS encoding PucR family transcriptional regulator, which produces MVTITVRDVVRLALPEGTTIVAGAAGLGRQVSWIATLRATLPAFAELRGGELALLSVEAALALDPRLTLAVLVRRLAQAPVPIAGVAVLGDITAEDQQAAEDARLPLLKLPEGVDLREVEREITRLITDYEAQFERRAARLYDLLTQCSLQGGGIGGLLDILYERTGQSVACYAPNGALRAQRGRGQARLALQALRPNGRGEITLLNQQIWVEPIGNPTLPTGYVAIAGTMLDAWDRTAAQRGALALALELAKEQAVQAAEERLRGDFIAGILAGSAGDLAAAIQRGQELGYTLNVPHTAMLVHIDDAGPATLARAATNVQNELKRLGINAPVSRRESNVLCMLPTTSVTRIRELAEQLRERLRIDHPNVIIAIGMPAAQLNEWRRSVEEAEQSLSLGRQIFGNDRVLAFGDLGVYRLLIRLRETPELWSFYRETLSNLAEYDKRQHSDLIKTLEAYFNNLGNLRATSEALHVHRNTLLYRLERIKEISGMDLDNAEEHFALWLAVRVHRILATLEE; this is translated from the coding sequence ATGGTAACCATCACCGTTCGCGATGTCGTTCGTCTGGCGTTACCAGAAGGAACGACGATTGTAGCTGGCGCTGCCGGATTGGGGCGTCAGGTTAGCTGGATAGCCACACTGCGCGCTACATTACCGGCCTTTGCCGAATTGCGTGGTGGTGAGCTAGCCTTACTATCGGTTGAAGCCGCACTCGCCCTCGACCCACGACTAACGCTGGCAGTGCTGGTACGCCGCCTGGCTCAGGCACCGGTACCAATTGCCGGTGTCGCTGTACTGGGCGACATTACTGCTGAAGATCAGCAAGCAGCCGAAGATGCGCGTCTGCCGTTGTTGAAGCTCCCGGAAGGAGTTGACTTACGTGAGGTCGAGCGAGAGATCACCCGGCTAATTACCGATTACGAAGCTCAATTCGAGCGGCGTGCAGCTCGCCTCTACGATCTCTTGACCCAGTGTTCATTGCAAGGGGGTGGAATCGGTGGCTTGCTCGACATTTTGTACGAGCGTACCGGGCAGAGCGTTGCTTGCTACGCACCGAACGGCGCGTTACGAGCCCAGCGTGGGCGTGGGCAGGCACGGCTGGCCTTACAAGCACTGCGCCCAAATGGGCGCGGTGAAATAACCCTCCTCAATCAGCAGATTTGGGTAGAGCCAATCGGTAATCCAACCCTGCCGACCGGTTATGTCGCTATTGCTGGGACAATGCTTGACGCATGGGATCGTACCGCGGCGCAACGTGGTGCCCTGGCGCTGGCGCTCGAACTGGCAAAGGAGCAGGCAGTACAGGCGGCTGAAGAGCGATTACGCGGTGATTTTATTGCCGGTATTCTAGCCGGTTCAGCCGGTGATCTGGCAGCAGCAATTCAGCGTGGACAAGAATTAGGGTATACCCTCAATGTGCCCCACACCGCGATGCTGGTTCATATCGACGACGCCGGCCCGGCAACACTGGCGCGCGCAGCGACGAATGTCCAGAACGAGTTGAAACGACTGGGCATTAACGCACCGGTTTCCCGTCGCGAAAGTAATGTGCTCTGCATGCTACCGACCACAAGCGTAACGCGCATACGCGAACTAGCCGAGCAGTTGCGTGAACGATTACGGATTGATCATCCGAACGTGATCATCGCCATTGGTATGCCGGCTGCTCAACTGAATGAGTGGCGGCGTTCGGTTGAAGAGGCTGAACAGTCGTTGAGTCTCGGTCGGCAGATTTTTGGCAATGACCGGGTATTGGCGTTTGGTGATCTCGGAGTGTATCGCCTCCTGATTCGTCTGCGTGAAACGCCAGAGTTGTGGTCGTTTTATCGAGAAACGCTCTCGAACCTGGCTGAATACGACAAACGGCAACATTCCGATCTGATCAAAACCCTTGAAGCTTACTTCAACAACCTTGGGAATTTGCGCGCTACTTCAGAAGCCTTGCACGTGCACCGCAATACCCTGCTCTACCGCCTAGAACGGATCAAAGAGATCAGTGGCATGGATCTCGATAATGCCGAAGAGCATTTTGCACTCTGGTTGGCTGTGCGGGTACATCGTATCCTGGCAACCCTGGAAGAGTAA
- a CDS encoding stage II sporulation protein M: MLRPDQHIQQRSASWKRLEELINRGSGGISHLSAAELRELGQLYRQACTDLAIARRDYPDHMVTDYLNQIVARAHGIIYRYNETQRIITFFQTTLPHTFRTTWPMTLIAALLFFLPAIAAFIITFRDPTLGEALVPDVAMLTEQIRAGEEWWQQINESPAAASAEIMTNNINVTIRAFAGGVTLGLYTAYILIFNGLLFGTVTAIAQRFDFADNLWNFIIGHITLEFSAIFIAGGAGLQLGWAILRPGTLSRRGALVVAGKRAVVLVIGCALILVAAGMIESFISPTNLPFLVKMIISIGSGMLLYAYLLLSGRRA, translated from the coding sequence ATGCTGAGACCTGACCAACACATTCAGCAACGTTCAGCGTCATGGAAGCGGCTTGAGGAGCTTATCAATCGCGGTAGTGGTGGTATTAGCCACCTGTCAGCCGCTGAATTGCGTGAACTTGGGCAATTGTACCGTCAAGCCTGTACCGATCTGGCCATAGCTCGCCGGGATTATCCCGATCACATGGTCACCGATTACCTTAATCAGATTGTTGCCCGTGCGCATGGGATTATCTACCGCTATAACGAAACCCAACGCATCATCACCTTTTTTCAAACCACACTCCCGCACACATTCCGAACAACCTGGCCGATGACGCTGATCGCCGCGTTGTTGTTCTTCTTACCGGCAATTGCCGCCTTCATCATAACGTTTCGCGATCCAACGCTCGGTGAGGCCCTTGTTCCCGACGTAGCGATGCTCACCGAACAGATTCGGGCTGGCGAAGAGTGGTGGCAGCAAATCAATGAAAGCCCGGCGGCGGCTTCTGCCGAAATTATGACCAATAACATTAATGTTACAATCAGAGCGTTTGCCGGTGGTGTAACATTAGGATTGTACACAGCGTACATCTTGATATTTAATGGATTACTTTTTGGTACGGTAACCGCTATTGCACAACGTTTTGATTTTGCCGATAACCTCTGGAACTTTATCATTGGTCATATTACACTTGAGTTCAGTGCGATCTTTATTGCTGGTGGTGCCGGGTTGCAATTGGGCTGGGCGATCCTCCGCCCCGGCACGCTCAGTCGGCGTGGGGCACTGGTTGTAGCGGGTAAAAGGGCCGTTGTGCTGGTGATCGGCTGTGCCCTCATTCTGGTCGCCGCCGGTATGATCGAAAGTTTTATTTCGCCAACGAATCTGCCATTTCTGGTCAAAATGATAATCTCAATCGGTTCAGGGATGTTGTTGTACGCCTATTTGCTGCTCAGCGGGCGCAGAGCGTAG
- a CDS encoding amino acid ABC transporter ATP-binding protein codes for MSGNSNNEYIIICENVNKWYGDFHALKDVSLRVKRGEVVVICGPSGSGKSTFIRTINRLEEHQEGRIIVDGIEMTNDIRNIDAIRREVGMVFQQFNLFPHLTVMQNITLAPIWVRKKTRKESEAKALELLERVGIKEQAHKYPGQLSGGQQQRVAIARALAMEPRIMLFDEPTSALDPEMVKEVLDVMKTLARSGMTMLCVTHEMGFAREVADRIVFMDQGQIVEEGTPDQFFSNPRNERTRLFLSQIL; via the coding sequence ATGAGTGGAAATAGCAATAATGAGTATATTATTATCTGTGAAAATGTTAACAAATGGTACGGTGATTTTCACGCGCTCAAAGATGTCAGTTTGCGCGTGAAGCGAGGTGAGGTTGTGGTCATCTGCGGGCCATCGGGAAGTGGGAAGAGTACGTTTATCCGTACTATCAATCGGCTTGAGGAACATCAGGAAGGTCGGATTATTGTCGATGGGATTGAAATGACTAACGATATTCGCAACATCGATGCTATTCGACGCGAAGTGGGGATGGTATTCCAGCAGTTTAATCTCTTTCCACATCTGACGGTGATGCAGAATATAACGCTAGCGCCGATTTGGGTGCGTAAAAAGACGCGCAAGGAGAGTGAGGCAAAGGCGCTTGAATTACTCGAACGGGTAGGCATTAAAGAGCAGGCGCATAAGTATCCCGGTCAGCTTTCTGGCGGTCAGCAACAACGGGTTGCGATTGCTCGCGCATTGGCAATGGAGCCGCGTATTATGCTGTTCGATGAACCGACTTCAGCACTCGATCCTGAAATGGTTAAGGAAGTCCTTGACGTCATGAAAACGCTGGCGCGGAGTGGAATGACGATGCTGTGTGTCACTCACGAGATGGGATTTGCCCGCGAGGTTGCTGACCGGATCGTGTTCATGGATCAAGGCCAGATTGTTGAAGAGGGTACACCTGATCAGTTCTTTAGTAATCCGCGTAATGAGCGAACCAGACTGTTCCTGAGCCAGATACTGTGA
- the modA gene encoding molybdate ABC transporter substrate-binding protein — MTRTWLVVLFILPFLIACGTTHADTGELTVAAAADLTPAFQEIGPLFTTQTGIPVAFNFGSTGQLAQQIERGAPIDLFFAANKRLVEDLAAQAIVDPETMKVYAQGRITIWTRADSSLRPQQITDLADPVYRRIAIANPEHAPYGQAAREVLERAGIWKQIEDRLVFGENVAQTLTLADTGNVEVAIVALSLSVQRDGYWVLIPSELHPDHPLIQMAAVVNGTRHSESARRFMEFVLSPEGQAIMRKYGFLLPGEIIER; from the coding sequence ATGACGCGCACCTGGCTTGTCGTCTTGTTCATTCTGCCGTTTCTTATCGCATGCGGTACGACACACGCCGATACCGGTGAGTTGACCGTTGCCGCAGCGGCTGATTTAACGCCAGCTTTTCAGGAAATTGGGCCACTCTTCACTACGCAAACCGGGATTCCGGTAGCATTTAACTTTGGCTCGACCGGTCAACTGGCTCAGCAGATCGAACGGGGCGCGCCGATTGACCTCTTTTTCGCGGCAAATAAGCGTTTGGTCGAAGATCTAGCTGCCCAAGCGATTGTCGATCCGGAAACGATGAAGGTCTACGCCCAGGGTCGGATCACCATCTGGACGCGGGCCGACTCTTCGTTGCGGCCTCAACAGATCACCGATCTCGCCGATCCGGTGTACCGTCGAATTGCAATTGCCAACCCCGAGCACGCGCCCTATGGTCAGGCGGCACGGGAAGTGCTGGAACGCGCCGGGATTTGGAAACAGATCGAAGATCGACTCGTTTTTGGTGAAAACGTGGCTCAGACATTGACTCTGGCTGATACCGGGAATGTCGAAGTTGCGATTGTCGCGCTCTCGCTCAGCGTGCAACGTGATGGGTATTGGGTGTTGATCCCGTCTGAATTACATCCTGATCATCCGCTCATTCAGATGGCAGCAGTGGTAAACGGAACAAGACACTCTGAATCCGCACGCCGCTTTATGGAGTTTGTGCTTAGCCCAGAAGGTCAGGCTATTATGCGAAAATATGGCTTCCTGCTCCCTGGGGAGATCATCGAACGTTGA